The Solibacillus sp. FSL W7-1436 genome window below encodes:
- a CDS encoding acyl-CoA carboxylase subunit beta: MTQPTYNEHLQQKIEEIYAGGQPKYHEKLKETNKLFVRDRLKQLFDDGIYEEDARFANFEAGDLPADGVVTAIGQIDGQTVCVMANDSTIKAGSWGSRTVEKIIRIQETAEKMQVPMLYLVDSAGARITDQLEMFPGRRGAGRIFHNQVRMSGMIPQICILFGPSAAGGAYIPAFCDIVIMVDGNASMYLGSPRMAEKVIGEKVSLEEMGGARMHCTVSGCGDVLAANEEEAIREARRYISYFPANFAEFPPIDEAKAPKSGRTLEEIIPENQNAPFDMYECIEQLIDEGSFFEIKKLFASELITGLARIDGQVVGIIANQPKVKGGVLFIDSADKAAKFITLCDAFSIPLLFLADVPGFMIGTKVEKAGIIRHGAKFISAMSSATVPKISVIVRKAYGAGLYAMCGPAFEPDAVIALPTAQIAVMGPEAAVNAVYSNKIEAIEDLKERMQFVKQKIEEYKEEIDLYKLASEMVIDDIVAPNQLRHTLIQRFNYYNSKQIVLPYRKHPVYPV; the protein is encoded by the coding sequence ATGACACAGCCTACTTATAACGAACACTTACAGCAAAAAATAGAAGAAATATATGCAGGCGGGCAACCAAAATATCATGAAAAGTTAAAAGAAACGAATAAACTTTTTGTCCGGGATCGCTTGAAACAACTATTTGATGATGGAATCTATGAGGAAGATGCACGTTTCGCAAATTTTGAGGCCGGTGATTTACCTGCAGATGGCGTTGTAACAGCCATTGGGCAAATTGACGGGCAAACTGTTTGCGTCATGGCAAATGACTCTACCATCAAAGCTGGGTCATGGGGTTCGCGAACAGTTGAAAAAATAATCCGTATCCAAGAAACTGCGGAAAAAATGCAAGTACCAATGCTTTACTTAGTCGATTCTGCAGGGGCTCGCATTACAGATCAGCTGGAAATGTTCCCTGGGCGACGCGGGGCAGGCCGTATTTTCCATAACCAGGTACGTATGAGCGGAATGATTCCGCAAATATGTATTCTATTCGGTCCATCTGCTGCAGGAGGAGCCTATATTCCGGCCTTTTGTGACATCGTGATAATGGTGGACGGAAATGCTTCAATGTACTTAGGGTCACCGAGAATGGCTGAAAAAGTTATCGGTGAAAAAGTTTCGCTTGAAGAAATGGGCGGAGCGCGTATGCACTGTACGGTCAGCGGCTGTGGGGATGTATTGGCTGCAAACGAAGAAGAGGCAATCCGTGAAGCGAGACGTTATATCAGTTATTTCCCTGCAAACTTTGCGGAATTCCCGCCGATTGATGAAGCGAAGGCACCGAAAAGCGGGAGAACACTGGAAGAGATTATTCCGGAAAATCAAAATGCGCCATTCGATATGTATGAATGTATTGAACAGCTGATTGATGAGGGCAGCTTTTTTGAAATTAAAAAGCTTTTTGCTTCCGAACTGATAACAGGGCTTGCCCGTATCGATGGGCAGGTTGTAGGGATCATCGCCAATCAGCCGAAAGTAAAAGGCGGCGTATTGTTCATCGATTCTGCCGACAAAGCGGCGAAGTTCATAACACTTTGTGATGCTTTCTCGATTCCGCTGCTATTTTTGGCGGATGTACCGGGCTTTATGATCGGTACAAAAGTTGAAAAGGCGGGCATTATTCGACATGGGGCGAAATTTATATCGGCGATGAGTTCGGCGACAGTACCGAAAATTTCGGTTATCGTTCGTAAAGCGTATGGAGCGGGCCTTTACGCGATGTGCGGACCGGCATTTGAACCGGATGCGGTCATTGCATTGCCGACTGCCCAAATTGCAGTAATGGGTCCTGAAGCGGCCGTAAATGCTGTTTATTCAAATAAAATTGAGGCGATTGAAGATCTGAAAGAGCGAATGCAGTTTGTGAAACAAAAAATCGAAGAATACAAGGAAGAGATCGATTTATACAAATTGGCTTCCGAAATGGTAATTGATGATATTGTCGCGCCAAATCAACTAAGACATACATTAATTCAACGCTTTAATTACTATAATTCGAAACAAATTGTCTTACCGTATCGAAAACATCCGGTATATCCAGTATAA
- the rsmH gene encoding 16S rRNA (cytosine(1402)-N(4))-methyltransferase RsmH, whose amino-acid sequence MFDHTTVLLKETVDGLNINPDGIYVDCTLGGAGHSEYLVQQLSEKGRLICFDQDTTAIENAKVRLADYLDRVIFVHSNFRYLKEELYNLNIHQVDGILYDLGVSSPQLDTPERGFSYHHDAPLDMRMDQTAELSAYQVVNEWSYENLVRIFFRYGEEKFSKQVARKIEQAREIAPVETTGQLVELIKDGIPAPARRKGGHPAKRIFQAIRIAVNDELGAAEDSLVDAIDLLKIGGRISVITFHSLEDRLTKTLFKEASSLPDLPPGLPVIPEHMKPILKLVTRKPILPSDEELAANNRSRSAKLRIAEKINDKGRG is encoded by the coding sequence ATGTTCGATCATACAACCGTATTATTGAAAGAAACTGTTGATGGGTTGAACATCAATCCGGATGGTATTTATGTAGACTGCACATTAGGTGGTGCAGGCCATAGCGAGTACCTTGTACAACAATTGTCAGAAAAAGGCCGTTTGATTTGCTTTGACCAGGATACAACGGCGATTGAAAACGCAAAAGTACGACTAGCCGATTATTTGGATCGAGTGATTTTCGTACACTCAAATTTCCGCTATTTAAAAGAAGAATTATACAATCTGAACATTCATCAGGTAGATGGAATTTTATATGATCTAGGTGTTTCATCACCACAGCTTGATACACCTGAACGAGGATTTAGTTACCATCATGATGCACCGCTCGATATGCGGATGGATCAGACTGCAGAATTGAGCGCATATCAAGTTGTGAATGAATGGTCATACGAAAATCTAGTACGTATTTTCTTCCGTTATGGAGAAGAGAAATTTTCAAAACAAGTTGCGCGCAAAATTGAACAAGCCCGAGAAATTGCTCCTGTTGAAACGACAGGTCAATTAGTAGAGCTTATAAAAGATGGTATTCCAGCCCCTGCACGTCGCAAAGGTGGACATCCTGCAAAACGAATCTTCCAGGCTATTCGAATTGCTGTAAATGATGAATTAGGTGCAGCGGAAGATTCTTTAGTAGATGCAATCGATTTATTGAAAATTGGTGGTCGTATAAGTGTGATTACTTTCCACTCATTGGAAGACCGCTTAACAAAAACACTATTTAAAGAGGCTTCATCATTGCCGGATTTACCTCCAGGTTTACCTGTGATTCCGGAGCATATGAAACCAATACTTAAATTAGTGACAAGAAAACCGATTTTACCATCAGACGAGGAGTTAGCTGCGAATAATCGTTCACGTTCAGCAAAATTGCGCATTGCTGAAAAAATCAACGATAAAGGACGTGGGTAA
- a CDS encoding ketopantoate reductase family protein, which translates to MRIEIIGAGAVGLLVASYFAEKNMDVYIVGKPAEKTVYKDIQIARTNLNQSVTTVNVKYISAISNEADLIIVAVKYGQLHEVYTSMEHVKESVPLLFLQNGLAHYDEALGLNKAHIAFSSIQFGALKLSQYHVSHKGEGVMKVAVAKGNHSKFDFLNEISTSGLPIVFEQDAEMMLMEKALLNCFINPLTAILQVKNGQLITKSDTLQLLNNLYNELMTAFPQFKESFQFEQVVALCERTAENTSSMLADRLANRKTEIDTIAGAILKKAEQNEKELPVLQTLYHLVKAFEESGEHL; encoded by the coding sequence ATGCGAATTGAAATCATTGGGGCAGGTGCAGTTGGTTTATTAGTAGCAAGTTATTTTGCTGAAAAGAATATGGATGTGTACATTGTCGGAAAACCTGCTGAGAAAACTGTATATAAGGACATCCAGATTGCCAGGACAAACTTGAATCAGTCTGTTACAACCGTCAACGTTAAATATATTTCGGCAATTTCCAATGAAGCAGATCTAATCATTGTAGCTGTGAAATATGGACAACTTCATGAAGTGTATACAAGTATGGAGCATGTAAAGGAATCTGTTCCACTATTATTTTTGCAGAATGGTTTAGCACATTATGACGAAGCACTTGGATTAAATAAGGCCCATATTGCATTTAGCTCGATTCAGTTCGGGGCTCTTAAACTGTCACAGTATCATGTCTCCCATAAAGGGGAAGGTGTGATGAAAGTTGCTGTAGCAAAAGGGAATCACAGCAAGTTTGATTTCCTGAACGAAATTTCGACGTCCGGATTGCCGATTGTCTTTGAGCAGGATGCCGAAATGATGCTGATGGAAAAAGCGCTGCTGAATTGTTTTATCAATCCGTTAACCGCGATTTTGCAGGTGAAAAATGGACAGCTGATTACAAAGAGCGATACATTGCAATTACTGAATAATTTATATAACGAACTTATGACGGCATTTCCGCAATTTAAAGAATCGTTCCAATTTGAACAAGTTGTTGCACTTTGTGAAAGGACAGCAGAGAATACATCGTCTATGCTGGCGGATCGTCTTGCAAACCGCAAAACCGAAATTGATACTATAGCGGGGGCGATTTTGAAAAAAGCGGAGCAAAATGAGAAAGAATTACCTGTGTTGCAGACACTTTATCATCTAGTGAAAGCATTTGAAGAGAGCGGTGAACACCTGTGA
- the mraZ gene encoding division/cell wall cluster transcriptional repressor MraZ has product MFMGEYQHSIDAKGRMIVPAKFRESLGEHFVITRGLDQCIFGYPMDEWRKLEDKLKDLPMTKKDARAFARFFFSGATEVEVDKQGRINIPSTLIGYANLEKECVILGVSSKIEIWAKESWQQYFEQSAESFDEIAENLIGFDF; this is encoded by the coding sequence ATGTTCATGGGAGAATATCAACATTCAATCGATGCAAAAGGCCGTATGATTGTCCCTGCAAAGTTTCGAGAATCACTTGGAGAACACTTTGTAATAACTCGCGGGCTAGATCAATGCATTTTTGGATATCCTATGGATGAATGGCGAAAACTCGAAGATAAATTAAAGGATTTACCGATGACCAAAAAAGATGCACGTGCATTTGCGCGATTTTTCTTTTCTGGGGCAACAGAAGTAGAAGTGGACAAGCAGGGCCGTATTAATATTCCATCTACACTAATTGGATACGCTAATCTTGAAAAAGAATGCGTGATATTAGGGGTATCGAGCAAAATTGAAATTTGGGCAAAAGAATCTTGGCAGCAATACTTCGAACAATCGGCAGAATCATTTGATGAAATCGCAGAAAATCTGATAGGCTTTGATTTTTAA
- a CDS encoding penicillin-binding transpeptidase domain-containing protein: MKWVTTKSKKRLTWIAIALGLYGVAIFVKLVSVQIIQYDELSTKAKENWDREIPFHTQRGEITDRNNEVIVTNKLAPTLYFMPSQNEDKEQAADAIANVLNKDRAKILERLQQRVSLVKIAPEAKNITYEQAEKIQQLQIPGLYSGVDYVRSYPHGNLLARFLGFTGADNQGLAGIEYEYDELLKSSDAAIRLFTDAKGNALEHVDDEWKDGKDGATIQLTVDLKLQKIVERELSQAMLEYDADQALAIAMNPNSGEILALASFPTYDPTKFSEVEPSIYNRNLPVFMSYEPGSTFKIITLSAAIEEGVVNMEEEHFHDHGYTMVEGARLRCWKREGHKDQTFYEVVQNSCNPGFVELGQRVGSTKLLEYIHKFGFGKKTGSNIAGESTGILFSKEAFGPVEHATTSFGQGVSVTPIQQMQAVSAAINGGTLYTPYTVSKILDSKTNEVIMEQNPEAKAQVISEETSEKVRHALELVVAKGSGRQAFRDGLRIGGKTGTAQKVENGRYKDGDYIVSFIGFAPANDPEIIVYVAIDNPKSSLQFGSVIAAPIVGRIIEDAAPLYNIEKQKDQIERDYVWGDELTERTPNFIGMTKNEVIPHLYPYKIEWHGEGEKVVQQVPSADSLILQSDSVHLYLGN; this comes from the coding sequence ATGAAATGGGTAACTACAAAATCTAAAAAACGTTTAACATGGATCGCCATCGCACTTGGACTATACGGCGTGGCGATTTTTGTTAAATTAGTATCCGTCCAAATTATTCAGTATGATGAGCTTTCGACAAAGGCAAAAGAAAACTGGGACAGAGAGATTCCGTTCCATACACAGCGAGGCGAAATTACTGACCGTAACAATGAAGTAATTGTAACGAATAAACTTGCCCCGACTCTGTACTTCATGCCTTCACAAAACGAAGATAAAGAACAAGCAGCAGATGCCATTGCAAACGTGCTCAATAAAGATCGAGCCAAAATATTGGAACGATTGCAGCAGCGCGTATCCTTGGTGAAAATTGCTCCGGAAGCCAAAAACATTACTTATGAGCAAGCGGAGAAAATTCAACAGCTCCAAATTCCGGGTTTATACAGCGGAGTCGACTATGTAAGGTCTTATCCGCACGGTAATTTGCTTGCACGCTTTTTAGGTTTTACAGGTGCGGATAACCAAGGTTTGGCAGGAATCGAATATGAGTATGATGAATTATTAAAAAGTTCGGATGCAGCCATTCGGTTATTTACTGATGCGAAAGGCAATGCACTGGAACATGTGGATGATGAATGGAAAGACGGAAAAGACGGAGCGACAATTCAGCTGACGGTTGATTTAAAGCTTCAGAAAATTGTTGAACGAGAATTATCACAGGCAATGCTGGAGTATGACGCAGATCAGGCATTGGCCATTGCCATGAATCCAAACAGTGGTGAAATACTGGCGCTTGCATCATTCCCCACATATGATCCAACGAAATTTTCGGAAGTCGAGCCAAGTATATACAACCGGAACCTTCCTGTATTTATGTCTTATGAGCCGGGTTCCACATTCAAAATCATTACGCTCAGTGCTGCGATTGAAGAAGGTGTGGTCAATATGGAGGAAGAACACTTTCATGATCATGGCTATACAATGGTCGAGGGGGCGCGATTGCGCTGCTGGAAACGAGAAGGGCATAAAGACCAGACTTTTTACGAAGTTGTGCAAAATTCCTGTAACCCCGGATTTGTAGAGCTAGGGCAACGAGTTGGTTCAACAAAGTTGCTTGAGTATATCCACAAATTCGGATTCGGGAAAAAAACAGGCTCGAACATTGCCGGAGAATCAACAGGTATATTATTTTCGAAAGAAGCATTTGGACCGGTAGAGCATGCAACGACCTCTTTCGGCCAGGGAGTTTCCGTTACGCCGATTCAGCAGATGCAGGCGGTCTCGGCAGCTATTAATGGCGGTACATTATATACACCATATACGGTCTCGAAAATTCTGGATTCAAAAACAAACGAAGTCATCATGGAACAGAATCCGGAAGCAAAAGCACAGGTCATCAGTGAAGAGACATCTGAAAAAGTGCGTCATGCATTGGAACTAGTAGTTGCGAAAGGTTCCGGTCGCCAGGCATTTCGTGATGGCTTACGCATCGGGGGCAAAACCGGGACAGCGCAAAAGGTGGAAAATGGCCGCTATAAAGACGGTGATTACATTGTATCGTTCATCGGGTTTGCGCCGGCCAATGATCCGGAAATTATCGTCTATGTTGCGATCGATAATCCGAAAAGTTCACTGCAATTCGGAAGTGTTATCGCTGCACCGATTGTAGGCCGTATTATTGAAGATGCAGCACCTCTGTACAATATCGAAAAGCAAAAAGACCAGATAGAACGGGATTATGTTTGGGGCGATGAATTGACTGAGCGTACACCTAACTTTATTGGAATGACAAAAAATGAAGTGATTCCGCATTTATATCCGTATAAGATTGAATGGCATGGAGAAGGCGAAAAAGTAGTTCAGCAAGTACCGTCGGCTGACAGTCTCATTCTCCAAAGTGACAGTGTTCATCTATATTTAGGAAATTAA
- a CDS encoding penicillin-binding protein yields MFIFFGGLFLLLYWRFASIQATGMVKGHELEEEALSRYETGYVLSADRGKILDRNENVIAEDTLSYRLVAVIKESATENKKNPRHVVDKAETAKLLAQYIPMEEEKIYERLNPSKDLYQVEFGLAGRGISHEVKKKIEELNLPGILLYSDKKRYYPNGAFASHLIGFALRETDDDGNSSVVGKMGLEYIYDKQLTGTDGKLTYQRDARNYLLPSSDKVVQEAQDGNDIYLTIDKTIQNFLEEAMSRVNDQYKPQSMVAVVANPKTGEILAMSQRPTFNPDTRAGLDGNWLNDVVENTIEPGSTFKTFTVAAAIDSGNWHPNATYQSGQYKVYENTVRDHNTHGWGKISYLEGIQRSSNTAMTNLLDIMGWETYESYLKDFGFGQKTGIDLPNEASGIINSRYPLEKYTTTFGQGSTVTPIQLIQGLTAVANDGKMMQPYVIDKIVNPNTGETVVDSEPTIKGEPISAETAKQTREVLASTIYGEAGNAKRFQIDGYKVAGKTGTAQMPKANGIGYDWGKNEFLYSFLGMAPVENPQLAVFIAVAKPKLEATEIGSDPVSQVFNSVVLNSLKYMNINPSDVAEVETANVDNYVGNQTDTVMAQLEAEGLVPVIIGQGGEITEQFPAADASLTSGSIVFLKTDGEITLPSFSEWSLRNLLVYKSLSKLPIEIVGEGYVESQSVSQGTPITDDSPIVVKLKTPEEKHLTPPAVDMELEEEVDEEFIEEIPQD; encoded by the coding sequence ATGTTTATATTCTTTGGAGGGCTCTTTTTACTATTATATTGGCGTTTTGCGTCAATCCAGGCGACAGGAATGGTAAAAGGGCATGAATTGGAAGAAGAAGCATTATCAAGGTACGAAACTGGATATGTGTTATCTGCAGACCGTGGGAAGATTCTGGACCGCAATGAAAATGTCATTGCCGAAGATACATTAAGCTACCGTCTTGTAGCCGTAATTAAAGAATCGGCAACAGAAAATAAAAAAAATCCACGGCATGTCGTCGATAAAGCCGAAACAGCAAAATTATTGGCACAATACATTCCGATGGAAGAAGAAAAAATTTATGAACGGCTAAATCCTTCCAAAGATTTATATCAGGTAGAGTTTGGTCTGGCAGGGCGCGGCATCAGTCATGAAGTAAAAAAGAAGATTGAAGAGCTGAATCTGCCTGGCATTCTATTATACAGCGACAAAAAACGCTATTATCCGAACGGCGCCTTTGCCTCGCATCTTATAGGTTTTGCATTGCGTGAAACCGATGATGACGGAAATTCGTCGGTAGTCGGGAAAATGGGACTTGAATATATTTATGACAAGCAATTGACAGGAACTGACGGGAAGTTAACCTACCAGCGCGATGCCCGTAACTACTTATTGCCAAGCAGCGATAAAGTCGTACAGGAAGCACAGGACGGGAACGATATTTATTTGACAATCGATAAAACAATCCAAAACTTCCTGGAAGAAGCAATGTCACGAGTTAATGATCAATATAAACCACAGTCTATGGTTGCTGTCGTGGCAAACCCGAAAACGGGAGAAATCCTGGCGATGTCACAACGGCCTACGTTCAATCCTGACACGCGTGCAGGGTTAGATGGCAACTGGCTGAATGATGTGGTTGAAAATACAATTGAACCGGGTTCCACATTTAAAACATTTACGGTTGCAGCCGCAATCGATTCGGGGAACTGGCATCCGAATGCCACATACCAGTCCGGACAGTACAAAGTTTATGAAAACACGGTACGTGACCATAATACACATGGCTGGGGGAAAATCTCCTATTTAGAAGGAATTCAGCGCTCTTCAAATACGGCAATGACGAATTTGCTTGATATTATGGGATGGGAAACGTATGAGAGCTATTTAAAGGATTTTGGTTTCGGGCAAAAAACAGGCATTGACCTACCAAATGAAGCGAGCGGCATTATTAACTCACGCTATCCTTTAGAGAAGTATACGACAACATTCGGTCAAGGTTCGACTGTTACTCCGATCCAGCTAATTCAAGGTTTAACTGCAGTAGCAAATGACGGGAAAATGATGCAGCCATACGTAATTGATAAAATTGTCAACCCGAACACAGGTGAGACTGTAGTAGATTCAGAACCTACTATAAAAGGTGAGCCGATTTCGGCAGAGACAGCAAAGCAAACGCGTGAAGTTCTGGCTTCGACTATTTACGGGGAAGCCGGGAATGCGAAACGTTTCCAGATTGATGGCTATAAAGTTGCGGGGAAAACAGGAACTGCCCAGATGCCGAAAGCCAATGGTATCGGTTATGACTGGGGGAAAAATGAATTCCTCTATTCATTCTTAGGGATGGCACCAGTAGAAAATCCGCAGCTGGCTGTATTTATTGCCGTTGCAAAGCCGAAACTGGAAGCAACGGAAATAGGCTCTGATCCGGTTTCCCAAGTATTCAATTCTGTTGTTCTGAACAGTTTAAAGTACATGAATATCAATCCTTCGGACGTAGCGGAAGTCGAAACGGCAAATGTTGATAATTATGTTGGGAATCAGACAGATACGGTTATGGCTCAATTGGAAGCGGAAGGACTGGTACCTGTAATTATTGGTCAAGGCGGAGAAATTACGGAACAGTTCCCTGCAGCAGATGCATCATTAACAAGTGGGAGCATCGTTTTCTTAAAGACAGATGGAGAAATTACATTACCATCGTTTAGTGAGTGGTCACTTCGTAATTTACTTGTTTATAAATCACTATCTAAACTGCCGATTGAAATTGTCGGGGAAGGCTATGTAGAAAGCCAAAGTGTTTCCCAAGGGACGCCGATAACAGATGATTCACCGATCGTCGTCAAGCTGAAAACTCCCGAGGAAAAACATTTGACCCCTCCGGCGGTGGATATGGAGCTGGAAGAAGAGGTTGACGAAGAATTTATTGAAGAAATTCCACAAGATTAG
- the ftsL gene encoding cell division protein FtsL produces MAVRARQTYIQQQPELPQHQQQEQRLPVQPKKRKAKYFSAQEKFLFLVFAIVVASFAISILHTQGEIQTLSMEIQKIEHDITEVNNNNTDLKVQVSERSTHQRIWEKAKELGLTLNEKNVKVVPGE; encoded by the coding sequence ATGGCAGTAAGAGCAAGACAAACCTATATACAACAGCAGCCAGAACTACCTCAACATCAGCAGCAGGAACAAAGACTGCCGGTCCAGCCGAAAAAACGCAAAGCAAAGTATTTTTCGGCGCAGGAGAAGTTTTTGTTCCTAGTATTTGCAATCGTAGTAGCATCTTTCGCTATTTCCATATTACATACTCAAGGAGAAATCCAAACGCTCAGTATGGAAATCCAAAAAATCGAACACGACATAACTGAAGTCAACAATAATAATACAGATTTAAAAGTACAAGTAAGTGAACGCTCCACTCACCAACGTATTTGGGAAAAAGCGAAAGAACTCGGATTAACACTAAATGAGAAAAATGTGAAAGTAGTGCCGGGAGAATGA
- a CDS encoding DUF3397 domain-containing protein gives MILFFRYLAATIIVCPIIVFITVLLVCRKLRVKKHKAIGIAADITTFLLLFSIPIALQGIWNIGILMPMLIVMLVIAIVFTYVDWRTKKEIELKPLLKKVWRFYFLLFSITYFIIWIVGITHSVMMFMLVD, from the coding sequence GTGATATTATTTTTCCGATATTTGGCGGCAACAATTATTGTATGTCCGATTATTGTTTTTATCACTGTGCTGCTCGTATGCCGTAAGCTTCGGGTGAAAAAACATAAAGCGATTGGCATTGCAGCGGATATTACAACATTTCTTTTGTTATTTTCGATACCAATTGCGTTACAAGGCATATGGAATATTGGTATATTAATGCCGATGCTAATTGTCATGCTCGTAATCGCGATTGTTTTTACATATGTTGATTGGCGAACGAAAAAAGAAATTGAATTGAAGCCATTACTGAAAAAAGTTTGGCGCTTTTACTTTCTATTGTTCAGCATCACTTATTTTATAATTTGGATTGTTGGAATCACCCATTCAGTTATGATGTTTATGCTGGTTGATTAG
- the bshC gene encoding bacillithiol biosynthesis cysteine-adding enzyme BshC yields MELEQINSPVTNKLLADYWSENADIHSFFEYKYNEGAFDQRFAYLKNRTYRSKELAQVIRSFMERYGISEKTAHHLDELEQGAVVVVGGQQAGLLTGPLYSVHKAITVILLAEQQRKILNAPVVPMFWIAGEDHDIEEINHTYTMANGEVKKRGYSERSKLKKMASTTELNKEALQQFILTVFKDFGETEHTADLLSNVMNHAENSETFTDFFTLLMNDLFENHGLLMLDATYGPFRQYEKQYFVQLIEKNESIATGVVAQERKLAEAGYTMPIEATEQNANLFYIKEGERFLLERSGGRFKNGSAHADFSEEELVAIANESPEHLSNNVVTRPLMQEMALPVLAFVGGPGELAYWATLKPAFDTLELQMPIFAPRLSITLITRQVDALLEQKELSVEDVLTGKVEEHLSQFVESVKDEQVTRAIEQMQKQMEEQYEQLTSYLQHGNYHVEDLLEKNKNYHERQFQYLRSKLEQQNIEKHEVAIRHYKTIQSLLYPNNSYQERLYNPYLFLNTYGEKLIDDLLELPMSISMKHQLITF; encoded by the coding sequence ATGGAGCTAGAACAAATAAATTCACCAGTAACGAATAAGCTATTAGCGGACTATTGGTCGGAAAATGCCGATATCCATTCGTTTTTTGAATATAAATATAATGAGGGAGCTTTTGATCAACGATTTGCATATTTAAAAAATCGTACATATCGTTCGAAAGAATTGGCTCAAGTTATCCGCAGTTTTATGGAGCGGTATGGCATCTCGGAAAAAACTGCGCACCATTTAGATGAACTAGAGCAAGGTGCGGTAGTTGTAGTAGGTGGTCAGCAGGCTGGTTTGCTGACAGGTCCACTCTATTCTGTTCATAAAGCGATTACGGTTATTCTGCTGGCGGAACAACAAAGAAAAATACTAAATGCCCCGGTCGTACCGATGTTTTGGATTGCGGGTGAAGATCACGATATTGAAGAGATCAATCATACGTATACAATGGCAAACGGCGAAGTGAAAAAACGTGGTTACAGTGAACGTTCTAAGCTGAAGAAAATGGCTTCGACTACAGAATTGAATAAAGAAGCATTGCAACAGTTTATTTTAACGGTATTTAAAGATTTCGGGGAAACAGAACATACTGCAGACTTACTGAGTAATGTAATGAATCATGCGGAAAACAGTGAAACATTCACTGATTTCTTTACATTGCTCATGAATGATTTATTTGAAAATCACGGTTTATTAATGCTGGATGCGACATATGGGCCGTTCAGACAATATGAAAAACAATATTTTGTCCAATTGATTGAAAAGAACGAATCGATTGCAACAGGTGTAGTAGCTCAGGAAAGAAAGCTTGCCGAGGCAGGCTATACAATGCCGATCGAAGCTACAGAGCAAAATGCGAATTTATTCTACATTAAAGAAGGCGAGCGATTTCTGCTTGAGCGCAGTGGCGGCCGTTTTAAAAATGGATCAGCCCATGCGGATTTTTCAGAAGAAGAATTAGTTGCTATTGCGAATGAGTCCCCTGAACATTTAAGTAATAATGTTGTGACGAGACCATTAATGCAGGAAATGGCTCTCCCGGTACTGGCATTTGTCGGCGGTCCCGGCGAACTGGCTTATTGGGCAACATTAAAGCCTGCATTTGATACGTTGGAGCTGCAAATGCCGATATTTGCGCCAAGGCTCAGCATTACGCTTATTACACGACAAGTTGATGCATTACTGGAACAAAAAGAGCTGTCTGTAGAGGATGTGCTGACTGGTAAGGTAGAAGAACATTTATCGCAATTTGTGGAAAGTGTGAAAGACGAACAAGTAACGCGTGCAATTGAACAGATGCAAAAACAGATGGAAGAGCAGTATGAACAGCTGACGAGTTATCTGCAGCATGGCAACTATCATGTAGAAGATTTACTGGAGAAGAATAAAAATTACCATGAACGCCAGTTCCAATATTTACGTTCGAAACTGGAACAGCAAAATATAGAAAAGCATGAAGTGGCTATTCGCCACTATAAAACAATCCAGTCGCTGCTATATCCGAATAATAGTTACCAAGAGCGACTGTATAATCCTTATTTATTTCTAAATACCTATGGGGAAAAGTTGATTGATGATTTATTGGAGTTGCCAATGAGTATCTCTATGAAACACCAACTTATTACCTTTTAA